A genome region from Anolis carolinensis isolate JA03-04 chromosome 6, rAnoCar3.1.pri, whole genome shotgun sequence includes the following:
- the LOC134292394 gene encoding E3 ubiquitin-protein ligase TRIM56-like, with translation MMYNDNKVILFCPKEGVMHNNRLLTCLFSLTAPCRLQQVLRPLRPRWWDPDMAAAQGHSAAPSAAPSSSWLWEALASGFLSCPICLERFSRPKILPCLHTYCQGCLETLLDGRAEEEAEEAAEEEADAQTLRCPECRVRVPLPAGGVAALKTNFFINGLLDLACPAGRAPSSPACALCPLIGQEPPRPASSHCLDCADDMCPSCAGGHRCSRLTHNHRVVDMEGYLSGRYDREVRERQASRCKKHSGEELRFFCDRCAAPLCRECRLGPHLQHPCRTLAEAAEERRLAVEELLGKVEAVARRLATDRAGLEAAVEGLEAGQARIRTRVEEACSRAVAWLLSQREEVLARLSEHVEERRKAWAALRSELELQEQVASSTAAFARRVLTQGQGVEVLSLEQLVSERLKELQEGHSDETLQIRLPRLEIDLADLEGGRSPFRLEEEGEEEEEEEELSRAEKKRRKKKTKKQQQQQEPQTGGEAPKAPSPEKPSSQEVLPAAPSRAAPKAFFSCSFWAKTPTDKRRPQVTGLCPFGPGELLVADETNGQLKRFSLQGEFRGTVPVPEGVAPFSVAALGSKVAFTAGSRLFLLDGHGGLAWEKALPKGQANHAMAALGSDRLAVSVTGHVELYNLEGQQVGKVRPGGSARHCLVFLARREGGFVGSDWHYNSVVLFAENGGLVAECQERQLGGCQPGSVCTDPRGTVYVVLRELNRVLALSPAGEVLGDFLTAENGIDRPRMATVAGDGRLAVALCNGTIHVFKIRY, from the coding sequence atgatgtacaatgacaataaagttattctattctgtcCTAAAGAAGGGGTCATGCACAACAATAGGCTGTTAACCTGCCTTTTCTCACTGACCGCTCCTTGCCGTCTCCAACAGGTCCTGCGACCCCTTCGTCCCAGGTGGTGGGACCCCGACATGGCAGCCGCCCAAGGCCACTCCGCCGCCCCCAGCGCAGCCCCTTCGTCCTCCTGGCTGTGGGAGGCGCTGGCCAGTGGGTTCCTCTCCTGCCCCATCTGCCTGGAGCGCTTCAGCCGGCCCAAGATCCTGCCCTGCCTCCACACTTACTGCCAGGGCTGCCTGGAGACACTGCTGGACGGGCGGGcggaggaggaagcggaggaggcgGCCGAGGAGGAGGCGGATGCGCAGACGCTGCGCTGCCCCGAGTGCCGCGTCCGGGTGCCCCTCCCGGCCGGAGGGGTGGCCGCCCTCAAGACCAACTTCTTCATCAACGGGCTGCTGGACCTGGCCTGCCCCGCAGGGAGGGCGCCCTCCTCCCCCGCCTGCGCCCTGTGCCCCCTCATCGGGCAGGAGCCCCCCCGGCCGGCCTCCTCGCACTGCCTGGACTGTGCCGACGACATGTGCCCGTCCTGTGCTGGGGGGCACCGCTGCTCCCGGCTGACGCACAACCACCGCGTGGTGGACATGGAGGGATACCTCTCAGGGCGCTACGACCGGGAGGTGCGGGAGCGGCAGGCCTCCCGCTGCAAGAAGCACTCTGGGGAGGAGCTGCGCTTCTTCTGCGACCGTTGCGCGGCCCCGCTTTGCCGGGAGTGCCGCCTGGGCCCTCACCTGCAGCATCCCTGCCGGACCCTGGCCGAAGCGGCCGAGGAGCGCCGCCTGGCAGTCGAAGAGCTCCTGGGGAAGGTCGAGGCGGTGGCACGTCGCTTGGCCACAGACAGGGCCGGCCTGGAAGCCGCGGTGGAGGGGCTGGAGGCCGGCCAGGCCAGGATCCGGACCCGGGTGGAAGAGGCCTGTTCGCGGGCGGTGGCCTGGCTGCTGTCCCAGCGGGAGGAGGTGCTGGCCCGCCTTTCAGAGCACGTGGAGGAGCGGAGGAAGGCCTGGGCGGCCCTGCGCTCGGAGCTGGAGCTGCAGGAGCAGGTGGCCTCCAGCACAGCGGCCTTCGCCCGGAGGGTCCTGACCCAGGGCCAAGGGGTGGAGGTCCTCTCCCTGGAGCAACTGGTCTCTGAGCGGCTGAAGGAGCTCCAGGAGGGACACTCCGATGAGACGCTGCAGATCCGGCTGCCCCGGCTGGAGATTGACCTGGCGGACCTGGAGGGAGGCCGCAGCCCCTTCCGcctagaggaagagggagaggaagaagaagaggaggaggagctcaGCAGagcagagaagaagaggaggaagaagaagacgaagaagcagcagcagcagcaagagcccCAGACTGGGGGAGAGGCTCCCAAAGCCCCCAGCCCAGAAAAGCCCTCCAGTCAAGAGGTCCTACCTGCAGCTCCCAGCCGTGCGGCCCCCAAGGCCTtcttctcctgcagcttctgGGCCAAGACCCCCACGGACAAGCGGCGCCCGCAGGTGACCGGCCTGTGCCCCTTTGGCCCTGGGGAGCTTCTGGTGGCCGACGAGACGAACGGGCAGCTGAAGCGCTTCTCCTTGCAGGGGGAGTTCAGGGGGACGGTGCCGGTCCCCGAGGGGGTGGCGCCTTTCAGCGTGGCCGCCCTGGGCAGCAAGGTGGCCTTCACGGCCGGCTCCCGGCTCTTCCTCCTGGACGGCCATGGGGGGCTGGCCTGGGAGAAGGCGCTGCCAAAAGGTCAGGCCAACCATGCCATGGCGGCCTTGGGGAGCGACCGCCTGGCGGTCAGCGTAACTGGGCACGTGGAGCTCTACAACCTGGAAGGGCAGCAGGTGGGCAAGGTCCGGCCGGGGGGCTCTGCCAGGCACTGCCTGGTCTTCCTGGCCAGGCGTGAGGGGGGCTTTGTGGGGTCAGACTGGCACTATAACAGCGTGGTGCTCTTTGCAGAGAATGGGGGGCTGGTGGCCGAGTGCCAGGAGAGGCAGCTGGGGGGCTGCCAGCCGGGGTCTGTTTGCACCGACCCTCGGGGCACTGTCTATGTGGTCTTGAGGGAGCTTAACCGGGTGCTGGCCCTTTCCCCGGCCGGGGAGGTGCTCGGGGACTTCCTGACGGCCGAGAACGGCATTGACCGGCCCCGCATGGCCACCGTGGCTGGGGATGGGCGCTTGGCGGTGGCCCTCTGCAACGGGACCATCCACGTCTTTAAGATCAGGTACTAG